GCGTCGGCATCTTTGGGACTTAAGTATTCACGACCTTTTTCAGTCAAATCCGCCTCGTGGCTCTTCTCATCAATCGCGAAAAACAACTCTTCCTTCTGGGCGTAAAGATCCTTCTTGGATTGATCGCCATGCAATTCCAATTCCGCCTTATTCATCATGCGGAGGACAGTTGGGTCTTCCAGCAGCTTCATCAATTCCTCTGATCTAGGCTGGCCGACCTTCACACGGTAGAGCAACAATCCCACTTCCTTCTCCAGTGCTTCCGGACTTTTAGGATTGGAACCATCCTCTGGTTTCAACTTTTTCAAAAGCTCTTCTGCCTCCCGTATATACCGGCTGCATAGCTTGCCTTGGGCTTGAATCAACGATTCCACCGCCGGCTTGAACTCGCCGTATTGGTTGTCCACGTTGACAACGGCTGGCCCACTGATGATCAACGGCGTTCTCGCCTCGTCCACGAGGATGGAATCCACTTCGTCCACAATCGCGAAATAATGACCGCGTTGCACCTGCTCCTCTTTGCGGGAAGCCATGCCGTTGTCGCGAAGATAATCAAAACCAAACTCCGCATTGGTGCCGTAGGTAATGTCGCAACCATATTGTTCGCGACGGACTTGCGGCGGTTGATCATGCAAAATACAACCCACAGTCAGGCCTAAAAATTTATAAAGAGCACCCATCCACTCGCTATCGCGTGCCGCCAGGTAATCATTGACGGTAACCACGTGCACGCCGCGACCGGTCAAAGCATTCAAATACACCGGCAAAGTTCCCACCAACGTCTTGCCTTCACCCGTCGCCATTTCCGCAATCTTGCCATTATGCAGTCCGATACCACCGATCAACTGCACGTCGAAATGTACCATCTCCCATTTTAAAGGATGCCCGCGCACGATGATTTCCTGCCCGCACAAACGGCGCGCAGCACTCTTCACCACCGCAAAAGCCTCCGGCAAAATCTCATTCAAGGTCGAGGCCAGTTCCAGCTTGTCTTCTATCTTTGCAAAACGCGCCTTCCACTCCGCCGTTTTTTGACGCAGCGCGTCATCCGGGAGCTTTTGCAACTCCAGCTCCAGCTCGTTGATCTTCACGGCCGTGGGGCGAAGCTTCTTGACCTCACGGTCGTTTCTCGAACCAATAAATTTTTTGACAATAAATCCGATCATGTAAACCTTTGAGAATTAGCGATAGAACGGTAAGGTAAGAAGGCTTTGACGTCAAAGCCTTTAACAGCACCAAAACTGGGCGAAATCCTGATTAAGAAGTAGCGGAAGCCATCTCCTTTTTACGCTTGCCAGACGTCGGTGGCGCACCACTATTTTCTTCTTCTCTGAAACTCTTCCACATCTGCCTGGGCAACAGCCCTAAGCCTATCAACACCAACTGGCTGAATACAAATGTCATCAACCAGCGGAAGGCTGCATCAGTAAATCCATACGAGTGGAGCCCAATTCCCAGCATGTTCACTCCGAACCATGACCAACTCGTCACAATATTACCTACCAAGGCCATATTCGCCAGTCCCCGTTCCTTAACCATTCCACCCCAGCGAGCGTGAAGAATTAACGCGTTCCAAAGGACAATAATCAACGCGCCATTCTCCTTCGGATCCCAGCCCCAGAAACGTCCCCACGATTGATCGGCCCAGATGCCACCAAGCACCGTCCCCACGAAACTGAATAGTGCTGCAAAGCAAATGATTCCATAAATCATGCGGTTCAAGGACTTTCGCATATCGGCGTTTAACACTTTCGTAAACACGCCCAACACGATGTAGATGATCGCCAGAAAACCGGCCACGAAAGTTGAGGCATATCCCAGCGTCACCACCACCACATGCGTCGCCAGCCAGAAATTAGTATCCAAAACCGCACGCATCATCTCCATGGTGTCGCCACCAAAGCTCAAATGATGCGCGATGATCAAAGTCAGAAATCCGATGATCGCTGAAACGGCCACGCCGATGGAGTTCCGCCAAAAACGCTCCAGCACCAGTCCCAAAATGGTTGCTCCCCAGCCGATGAAGATGGCGGAGGAATATAAATTTGTTACAGGCGGACGTCCTTGCAGCACGATGCGGAAAATAAGTCCCGAGGTGTGCACCACCAACGCCAGCAGAACCACCGCAACCGCGGTCTTGCGCAAATAATCCCACTGTTTTGGCTTGAACCAATAACCCAGTACAAAAAGAAATGCACACACATCCAAAACCATGGCCTTATAAAACGGCTCAATCGTGTTGAATAACTGTTCCGAGCGAGCCTCCTTCAAGGCAGGCGTAAAATTCTCCACCAATTTGGTCTGATATTCATTAACCGCCGCATTGAATTCGCCAGCATTCCCCGCACGATAAGCCCTGGCCATCCTATTATATTCTTGAATGGAAAAGTCCACGGGCGAATTGGAATTACTTGTTTCGATAACGCTTTGAAGCACCCGCTTCCATTGCAAGTCTTTCGCGCCCGATGCATTTGCCATTGGCACGATCAGCGGCGTCTCCGTTTGATCCACGAGCCAGTCGAGGGCGGCCTCGTCAAAAGCCCTTTTTTCTGTTTGCGCGAAGTAGGCAGTCCGTCCTGCCTCCACATTATCCTGGTAAGGTTTAAGCGCATTATCCAGGTCTCCTCTGCCGGCAGGGCCAAGCGCCACCTTCAAATGCCTGTAAACTTGTTGGCCATTCCAAAGCTTGAGTAATGCTTGATCATATGGCTGACGCTTGCTCGGATCGACTTTTGATGCTCGAGTGGCCTCGCGCCGCAAGTCCGCAAGCTTGGGCTGAATCTGCGCCCATGAATAATGCTTTCCATCCGACTTCTTGACTGGCTCGGGGTCTGCCGGCAGCGACAGCAGGCTTTTCACATCGGGATTATCAATGCGGAATACCGGCCATTGATCCGCCTCTTCCGATTTCATCATCACTCCCAAAACCCATTCACTCGCCGAAATAATCTTCGGCTTGTCGTACCACTCTTTCCAAGGCTCCAAATTCGCAGTCTGCTTCTCACGTAACTGCAAAAGGCTGTTTCGTGCCAGCGAATCAAAAGGCTGGGTGCGACCGCCCGTTACCACAGGCAAACGGCCAAACTGATGGTAGGCCCAATCCCTGTCCTGAGGCATGCGGAGGGAACCACCTACCCAAACCGCAAATATGGCAACGACAATCCAAGGCATCCACTTCCTCATGCGGTCCTCCGTTTCGAAATAAAGCCAACCAGATGCATCAAAAATTGAATCGCCATTCCTCCACCCACCAGCAGGCAACCCACATAAGGTGTCAGCCAGCTCGGATTCCTTACTACCTGAAGATTGCTCGCGCGGTTTAGATCGTATTCAGCAGGCCCCATTTGATACTGATAAAAGGTTTGGCCCTCATAACGAAGCGGATTGTTCATATAGATGTCCACCTCACGATTTTCTCCTCTGCCCGGATTTTCAATCCGGACGCGACTCTGAAAATTCTTCGGAATATCCGTACCGGCATAAACGTCATGAGTAGTCCTCAAAAGTTGCACTGTGTAAGGAAGATAATGTCGCTCACCTCGCAAGGCAACCCGCCAGGTTTTGTTGCCAACTTCAATTTCTTGCTGGTCCATAAACCAGGGGGAAACCAACCAGGTGCCCAATACTCCTTTACTGTCTGACACTTCAATTACGGCAGCGGGAAGATTGCGCTTATCCGACTCCTTTGTTTCGGGCTCCGGGAGGACAGTGTGATGATTGCCCAATCCCTGAGTAGCTGGAGGAGGACCGGTATCGACCATCGGGGCGCGAAGTCTAATTTCACAATTTTCAACATACTCCTTCAGCCGTATCGTAAAAGGCAATTTGTCATGGTGGATTACCTTCTTTTCCTTCAGCAATGAAACCGGAATTGAAACAACCTCATCCTCACCAGCAGTTGCAGAGTCAGTCAGGAAAACCAATTCATTCCTCATGACATTCTCGGAATACTTTTTGGTTTCTCCCTCCGCAAAACTCATTTGCGTTTCACGGGAAAGGAGATCCGTCGCCAACTGTCCTGCCAAAAGCAAAATGATGCCGAAATGAGTTACATTGATGCCCAGCTTCTTCCAACTAAGCTGAAAGCGCTTTATGTGCGCCGCAAATAGATTAAGCAACAACACGCAACCAATCAGGTAACCACCGGGAAAAACAGGTATTTGCCATCCTCCGCCTTGAGGTCCCCACCAAACAAAAAAACTACGGAACCAACGGCTTTGCGCCAGATACAACCCTTCATTCACCTGCGCCAAAGTCCCAAGGAAAACCAGTACGACACCGACTCCCAGACAAAACACTGTCAGCCGGAGCGAAGTAAAAAATTTAACGATACGGTCGATCATGTCAGGGATTCGATTTTGCGAACGCTACAAAGTTTTCCTTCTCCGAACTTACCACCTCGGCGTCACCGAGCAGCTTGTAAAACCAATATTGTCCATTACGCGGCATGATCGCCCCTATCATTCGCCGGCCTTGATTCGTCATATCAACCAGTATGGATTGCGGATTGGATTCATCCAGTGGTGACACCAGTTTTGCCAGTTGATTCTCATCCGTCTCTTCCAGCCCTAGTTGCCTTCTCCACCGATTTACATTCGCCAGCGCCCCGCCTGTGTCGCTCGGAAACACACTGACAAACACCTCTGCTTTGCTGTTGTCTTTTCCTGAAACCGCAAACCGCGCGACTTGCATTTGTCCCGCAGCCTCCGTCTTCCAGCTCTTGGGAACATTCCAATTAAAATTACCGGCCACTTTTTCTGGCTCCGTAGCAGGCGTCTCTTTAGTTTCCTTGATTTGAACTGATTTTAGAAATTCCAGAAAAACAGGCTTCTGTTGTTCCACCAATGTGGGATCACCTGCCAACCGATAGAACCAGGTCCCATCCGGATGATGCACAAAAACCGTAACCACGCTCACAACTTGACTTTGACTGTTTGTCCCGGATGCCGATTCAGCATCTCTTTTGCCGGAAATCTCAAAAAGCTTTCCAGTTTCCGTTCCGAGACTCACCGGTTTAAGCTCCTTCGCCGCTTCTTCGTCAGAAAGTTCTTTCATCCCCAAATTTACCCGAAACATGTTCACGAGAAGTGCGTCCTTGCCCTGTAAATTGCCAAGCTGTGTAACACTCACTCCAGCCTGCTTTCCATCATCCCCAACAATGTCAAAATCCACCACGCTCATCCTGCCGGGCCCGGTTACCTTCCAACCTTTGGGTAAGGTATAGGTGACCTGCGGGACTGCCCGGTGCTCATGCGGAGATAATTCAGGCTCTTGCGCCGCCATCGCCGCAGGCGCAGCCACATCCTTGGGCGCAGTGTAAACTTTGATCTCCTCCTTTTGGCAGCCCACCAATCCTAAAACAAAAGCAGACAGAACCGCCCATCGGACGGAATATAAACCCTTTTTGACTGTTGTAATGAACATCACTCTATTGATTTCGAATCTAAACCTGGCTGTTTCCGACGTTATTAGACGCATTTATATGCCGCTTTGTTCAGAGAAAAGCAATCCCAGCAAAAGAAATATGGCGAATCTGGAAAATCATGACTTCCAGATTCGCCACCATTAAAACGTGAATCAGTTTAGCTAATTCCCATCCCCAGCAGGAACTCAATGTTACTCCGGGTCTTCTTAAGCTTGTTCAGCATCAATTCCATCGATTCGACCGGCGGCACACCCGTAAGCGCGCGGCGCAATACAACCACCTTGTTGTACTCCTCGGGATGATACAGCAACTCTTCCTTACGCGTGCCGGAAAGTTCGATGTTGATCGAAGGAAATATGCGGCGATCGACCAGATGGCGGTCCAGGTGAACTTCCATATTGCCGGTGCCTTTGAATTCTTCGAAAATGACTTCGTCCATGCGGGAACCGGTATCAACCAGCGCCGTCGCAATAATCGTCAGCGAGCCACCCTCCTCAATGTTACGGGCAGCGCCGAAAAACCTCTTGGGTTTGTGCAACGCATTCGCATCGACACCACCAGAAAGAATCTTTCCAGAATGTGGCTGGACGGTGTTATAAGCACGGGCCAGACGCGTGATTGAATCGAGCAGGATTACCACATCGCGCTTGTGTTCTACCATGCGCTTGGCCTTCTCAATCACCATTTCAGCCACTTGCACATGCCGTTCAGGTGGTTCATCGAAGGTGGAGCTGATCACTTCCGCCGGACGGCAGCTGCGTTCCATGTCCGTCACTTCTTCAGGACGTTCGTCAATCAGCAAGATGAAGCAATAAGCCTCTGGATTATTCTTCAAAACCGCATTTGCCAGTTTCTGCATCAAAACGGTTTTACCCGTGCGCGGCGGGGCGACGATCAACCCACGCGTTCCTTTGCCAATTGGGCAGACCAGGTCCAGCACTCGTGTGGACAGTTCGTCATGAGCGGTTTCCAAAAGGAAACGCTTGTTCGGAAACAGCGGCGTGAGGTTGTCAAAATGCGTCTTGTCCTTCGCCTTGTCCGGTTCTTCGTTATCGACACCTTCAACCTTGAGCAGCGCGAAGAATCGCTCCTTGTCTTTCGGCGGACGAATCTGGCCGGCAATCAAGTTACCGGTCTGCAGATCGAAACGACGAATCTGAGAGGGCGAAACATAAATGTCTTCCGGGCACGGCAAGTAATTAAAACTCTGCGAGCGCAGAAAGCCGAAACCTTCCGGCAACACTTCCAGCACGCCTTCGGAAAAAAGAACACCACTGCGTTCTGCATTTTTCTGGAGGATGTGGAAAATAACCTCATGCTTCCGCATGGTGCCGAAGTTCTCCACCCCAAGGTCCTTGGCCATCTGGTTTAGCTCAGTCATCGACATCGCCTGCAATTTGGCAATGTTCAATGAGTTGACGACGACATCCTTGCTGTCCTTGTCCTTCTTGTCCTTGGGAGCGGGACGCTCTTCCAGATCTTCATCCTGCGATTCAACAGGTTTTGTTGGCGGCTCAAGTTCCATCTGTCGCTGAGCCGGTGCGGGAGCTGGCGCTGCTGCACGGATTGGGACAGGTGCCGGTGCGGGAGCCGAAGCAGGAACTCCAGTCACGACATTTACATTATCTTCTGCTGCAATCTCCACCGCTTCACGGGGCGCAGCCTTGACTGCTTTTTTCGCAGCCTTCGGTTTGATGGTCTTTTTGGTACTAACTCTGGGCATAAACTAAGGTGTGATTATAAATTTTTTAATTCGTCGCGGGGGATGCAGACTTTCTGCTGATTGAACCCTGGCGACAGGCGCGGGTTGGAAGGTCAAAATTCGATCGATTAAATCGGAATGGTTACCAGCAACCAGGAGCACCCTAAGGATTGTTCACAAAACTCAATACGGCAAGGGAAATCTTGCAGTCAATTCACGGACACGATGGCGCACCTCCGCTACGGTGTCAAGATTCTTGATGTCCATCAAAACCTCGCTGATCATGTCCGCAATCGCCGCCATCTCAGTTTCTTTCATCCCTCGTGTTGTTACCGCAGGCGTGCCCAGTCGGATACCGCTGGCTTGGAATGGGGAGCGTGTCTCGAAAGGAATGGTGTTTTTATTTACGGTTATACCTGCTTCATCCAATATGATTTGGCAATCCTTGCCAGTCAAGCCTTTGGCCCCCACATCCACCAACATCAAGTGGTTGTCAGTTCCTCCACTCACCAGCCGATAGCCATTCCGTTTCATGCCATCAGCCAGTGCTTTGGCATTCTTTATAATCTGCTGTTGGTAGCTTTTAAAACCCGGCTGCAGGGCTTCGTGAAAGCAAACTGCTTTCGCTGCAATCACATGCATTAAAGGCCCGCCCTGGATGCCTGGAAATGCCTGGGAATCTATTTCCTTGGCATAACGCTCCTTACACATGATCAATCCCCCGCGCGGTCCGCGCAATGTCTTGTGCGTCGTCGTGGTTACAAAATCTGCATGTTCAATCGGACTGGGATGCAACCCCGTAGCTACCAGACCCGCAATATGCGCTATGTCCGCCAGCAGCAATGCCCCAACTTCACGCGCAATTTCCCCCATTCGAGCGAAGTTGATGGTTCGCGAGTAAGCACTCGCTCCGACAGTAATCATCTTGGGCCGATGTTCACGCGCCATCTTGGCAAGCTGATCATAATCAATCAGCTCATCTTCTTTGCGGACACCGTAATGAACGATCTCGAAAAACTTGCCTGAAAAATTTGCCTTATTCCCGTGCGTCAAATGCCCGCCATGGGTCAGGTCCATGGTCAACATCTTGTCCCCGGGCTTCAGAAACGCAAAATAAACCGCCATGTTGGCGCCGCTGCCGGAATGCGGCTGCACGTTCGCATGTTCGGCACCAAATAATTTGCGGGCCCGCGCAATTGCAAGTTGTTCGACCGTATCGACGTTCTCACACCCCCCATACCAACGTTTCTTGGGGTAACCTTCCGCGTATTTGTTGGTCAGCACGGAACCTTGTGCCTCCATCACGGCCAGACTGGTAAAGTTTTCGCTGGCGATTAATTCGATATTTTCCTGTTGGCGTTGCCGTTCGTGAGAAATGGCAGTGGCAATTTCAGGGTCGACGGTCTTAAGCTTCGATTCAAATGAGGAGGCAATATTTTCCATTTTAATTACGCGCCGTTCATGACGACCGCCTTCAAAGTGCGCGTTAAGGAAGGCGTCCACAATCTTTTTGGCCAGTTCTGGAGCTGTGATTTTTGCTCCCAGACAAATTACATTGGCATCATTGTGCCGTCGGGCGAGGGCTGCCATTTGCTCATCAAACACCAACGCAGCGCGAACCCCAGGCACCTTGTTCGCCGCCATGCACATGCCCACACCGGTTGTGCAGATCAGCAACCCCAACTCTGCCCGATGACTGATTACATTTTGTGAAACCGTCTGGGCAAAGTCCGGATAGTCAGTGGATTCCTCGGAATGCGTCCCGAGATCTGTCACACTCACACCATTGCTCGTCAAATGACGCTTGAGGACTTCCTTTAATTCAAAGCCCCCATGATCAGAACCCAGGGCAAAGGTAACCGCCGGCCCACTCTCCTGTTCCGCACCGCCTCCTGTGTCCCCTTGATCAACAAATCGTAACAACGAAGCTATGCCTTGTTCGATCTGATCGCGGCAGTTCTCATAAACCTCATAGGAACCCCCAATGGGATCACTGATGTCCTTTTCAAAAACGTCGAGCGTTTCGTCAAATTCGCGGAGCAGAAACGTCTTCTCAGCCGCTTGCGGATAAAGCAGATATACACTGTCCACATGACTGTGGGTCATCCCAAAAATGTAGTCCGCCTGCTGGACCAGTTCTGAAGTGAGCATCCGGCTGCGCTGCTTGGAGATATCAATTCCAAGCTCCTTTACTGCCTGAACCGCATAATGGCTGGGTGCCTGGCCCTCAATCGCGCCAATCCCGGCGGACATTACCTGGAAATCTCTCCTCCCTTTCATGATGTGACGGAATATCCCCTCAGCCATTGGGCTGCGGCAAACATTTCCAGTGCAGACAAAAAGGATGGTCTTCATGAGCGCGTCAACTGTGTCAACTTGAGGCGGGTGAGTTAAATCGTCAACCGCTAATCAGGAGGGCCGGAATTGCTTTATTGCCGCAATCCCTTTAATCAAATCCAGCGCCCGTCCCAAAACCGGATCCCGCACGACCGGCTTTTCAGTATCCGCCGACTGGGCGGGGGTGGAAGAAGGCACCACACTATCCAAATCCCTCAGTCCTTCCTTCCGTTCACGCATCAACTCGGCCTCGTTCAGCCGGCGAAACGTCCGATTGGTCGTAGCTGCCCCATTTGTACCGGAATTTCCTGTCGTCGCCAACAAATTTGATGGTGTGATGATTTCCTTGAAAGGATCGGCCACGTAGGACCTTTCATCCTCCGGACTCACCGCTACTTGGATATCCGGCTTGATCCCTTGTGCCGGCAGTGGGTTTCCGTCCCCTAACCTGATTTCCGAAGTCGCAATTCTTAGTGTTTGGCCATTTTTTAACGGATACAGTTTGTCGATGCTGGCTTCGCCCGCAGTATTGGTTCCAATGATCATGGCTCTGTCTGTTGAGCGCAAAACGGCTGCCAAAGCCTCCGCCGCCGCCGCCGTCTTCTGATTTACCAAAATGGCGACCGGCAACGAAATTGCATCGGGATTCTCCTTTGACTTGACGACCCCGTTTCCCATATCCAGAAGTGGCTGCTCCTTGCTGAGAAACAAGTCCGCCACCGACGCAGCCGCACCATAATCACGTCCATCAGCAAAACGTAAATCAAGTATCACACCTTTCAACTTGTTGGTGCCATCCAGTTGCTTGTAGGCATTCTTGAGTTGGTCTGCCAATCCCTCCTTGACCTGGCCAATTTGGAAGTATGCGATCGGCCCGTCGAATAATGCTGATTTGGCCAGTATCGGCGCCTGGGACTGTCCTTGCGCATTGGTCCCAGTGCTTTCAGAAGTCAGCGAAACTCTCGAATGCAATTGCGAGATAAGTCCTTGCACTGCCGCCCGATCCAGGGCCGCCGGAGTTTCTCCTGACAAATGTTCCTTGAGCAGGCTATAAACTTCGCTGAAATCAGGCAGATCGTTCGTTGCTTCAGCCCTCACCGACCCCGCTCCCGTTAGGAAAGCAAGGATACCAGCACCCCAAATAATTCGTCCCAAAAACTTCATATATATTTAATTAGTAGGCTGATGGAGTAAATCCGCTTACCCCAGCGCTTTGGCCGCAATATCGCGTCGAAACTGCGCGCCGTCGAATGCAATTTTTTCCACTGCCAGGTAGGCCGCGGCTTTCGCGGCTGACAAATCTTTCGCCCAGGCTGTCACCCCGAGCACACGTCCCCCGTTGGTCACTACTTCTTCCCCTGCCATTGTAGTGCCAGCATGAAAAACCTTGGTATGGGGCAATTGCCCCGCTTCCGTCAAGCCCGCGATTATTTTTCCCTTGGCATAACTGCCGGGATATCCGCCTGATGCCATCACCACGCAGACCGAGCTCATCAGACTCCACTTCAGCTCTATCCTGTCCAAATTCCCGCTCGCACTGGCGTCCAGCAATTCTACCAGGTCATTCTCCAACCGCGTCAAATAGACCTGCGCCTCCGGATCACCGAACCGCGCGTTAAACTCCAAAACCTTCGGTCCGTTTTTCGTCAACATCACCCCGGGATATAAAATTCCGTGAAAATCAATTCCCTCCGCCGCACACCCTTTCAGCCATGGATCAAGAATGCTTTTTCCTACTGCTCCTAACTCTGCATCGCTCAGGAACGGTGCTGGTGAATAAGTGCCCATGCCGCCAGTGTTCAATCCTTGGTCACCATCCAGGGCACGCTTATGATCCTGCGCTGTAGGAAACAGCTTCGCGGTCTTCCCATCGCACAAAGCGTGCAATGAAATTTCCGGCCCTTCCAAAAATTCCTGAATTACCACCTTCGCCCCCGCAATGCCAAAGGCTTTATTTACCAAAATCTCATCAATCGCCCGGTTCGCCTCCGCTGTGCTGCTGCAAATCAAAACTCCCTTACCCAGCGCCAAACCGTCCGCCTTGACTGCGCAACGTCCGCCCAGCGATTCCGCAAACCCCTTCGCCATCGCCACATTGGAAAACGTCCCTGCTTTCGCAGTCGGAATTCCATACTTCTCCATGAAATCCTGCGAAAAAACCTTCGACGCCTCGAACTGCGCCGCTTTCTGGTTTGGTCCCCAAATCTTCAAGCCATGCTTCTGGAACAAATCCACAATTCCCAACGCCAGCGGATTGTCCGGCCCAACCACCGTCAAATCAATTTTCTTCTCCTTCGCAAAATCCAGCAGCTTCGGGAAATCTTCCGCCCCGATGTTCACGCATTCCATAGTCGACTGGTTTTTCGCCAGTCTTTCCTGTGCAATTCCCGCATTCCCCGGCGCACACCACATCTGCGTGACATGCGGCGACTGCGCCAGCTTCCACACCAGCGCATGCTCACGTCCACCTGAACCGATGACCAAAAGTTTCATTAATGATTTTGAAGCTGTCGCGACTTCTCTCTTAACTCACGCAAAACTTCTTTAGAGAGCGACACGTCAGACTCCCGCGCTCCACTTGGCGAATGCGTTGATTAATAATTTCAAGCCATTCAGAATTCTGCCGATGAGTTTTGCTGGACAATTTCATTTAGAATTACACCACCCTCGCCTCGCCCTTGCCCTTCACCACTTCACCAATCACCCACGCCTTTTGCTTCGCCGCAAAAATCTCCTTCAACACCGCCTCGGCTTTCTCCGCAGCCACGATGATCGTCATCCCAATGCCCATATTGAACACCTGGTAAAGCTCGTCCTCAGGTACGCCACCCTTCGCCTGGATGATCTTGAAGATCGGCAACATTTCCCACGATCCCTTCTTAATCACCACATCGCAATTCTTCGGCAGCACGCGTGGAATGTTATCAACAAATCCGCCGCCGGTAATATGCGCCAATCCCTTGATGATTTTCGCTCCACCCTTCGCATCAAATTTCTTCAACAATTTCTGTACCAACGGGCCGTAACTCACGTGCACCTTCAAAAGCTCAGCACCAATCGTGTTCTTCAATTCCGGCACGCGCGTCGTAGGCTTCATCTTCAATTTCTCGAAGAAAATCTGCCGCGCCAGCGAATAACCGTTCGTATGCAATCCGCTCGAAGCCAGCCCGATCACCACGTCCCCTTTCTTGATCGTGCGACCAGTGAGCATCTTCGACTTCTCCACCACGCCCACAATCGTCCCGCTCACGTCATACTCACCCGGTTGATAAAATCCCGGCATCTGCGCCGTCTCGCCGCCGATCAACGCACAATTACTTTTCGCACAACCACGCGCAAAACCCTCGATCAATTCCTTGAACACATGCGGTTTCAGTTTTCCTGTTCCAATATAATCCAAAAAGAACAACGGCTCCGCTCCCAGCACCGCAATATCATCCACGCAATGATTCACCAGGTCCTCGCCAATCGTGTCGTGCTTGTCCATCGCGAACGCCAGCTTCAACTTCGTCCCTACGCCGTCCGTGCTCGAGACCAACACCGGTTGCTTGTATTTTTTGACGTCTAAAGCGAAGAGCCCACCGAATCCGCCCACCTTTCCCAGCACCTCGGGGCGATGTGTGGAGGCGAGCAATTGTGGCAACGTGGCCTTCACGCGATTTCCCAAATCGATATCCACACCCGCTTTGGCGTAAGCTTTTTGTTTCATTGCAAAATCTAAAGGATCGCTGATTCACTAAAATGTTCTGGCAGCCGTTCGGTGGCAACCCCGTCATCAAGGACGGAGCACCATACGAAAAGATTTAACCCGCCTCCGGTCAATACATTTCTTACTCCAACTCGGAGCATTTC
Above is a window of Pedosphaera parvula Ellin514 DNA encoding:
- a CDS encoding cytochrome c biogenesis protein; its protein translation is MRKWMPWIVVAIFAVWVGGSLRMPQDRDWAYHQFGRLPVVTGGRTQPFDSLARNSLLQLREKQTANLEPWKEWYDKPKIISASEWVLGVMMKSEEADQWPVFRIDNPDVKSLLSLPADPEPVKKSDGKHYSWAQIQPKLADLRREATRASKVDPSKRQPYDQALLKLWNGQQVYRHLKVALGPAGRGDLDNALKPYQDNVEAGRTAYFAQTEKRAFDEAALDWLVDQTETPLIVPMANASGAKDLQWKRVLQSVIETSNSNSPVDFSIQEYNRMARAYRAGNAGEFNAAVNEYQTKLVENFTPALKEARSEQLFNTIEPFYKAMVLDVCAFLFVLGYWFKPKQWDYLRKTAVAVVLLALVVHTSGLIFRIVLQGRPPVTNLYSSAIFIGWGATILGLVLERFWRNSIGVAVSAIIGFLTLIIAHHLSFGGDTMEMMRAVLDTNFWLATHVVVVTLGYASTFVAGFLAIIYIVLGVFTKVLNADMRKSLNRMIYGIICFAALFSFVGTVLGGIWADQSWGRFWGWDPKENGALIIVLWNALILHARWGGMVKERGLANMALVGNIVTSWSWFGVNMLGIGLHSYGFTDAAFRWLMTFVFSQLVLIGLGLLPRQMWKSFREEENSGAPPTSGKRKKEMASATS
- a CDS encoding cytochrome c biogenesis protein ResB; translation: MIDRIVKFFTSLRLTVFCLGVGVVLVFLGTLAQVNEGLYLAQSRWFRSFFVWWGPQGGGWQIPVFPGGYLIGCVLLLNLFAAHIKRFQLSWKKLGINVTHFGIILLLAGQLATDLLSRETQMSFAEGETKKYSENVMRNELVFLTDSATAGEDEVVSIPVSLLKEKKVIHHDKLPFTIRLKEYVENCEIRLRAPMVDTGPPPATQGLGNHHTVLPEPETKESDKRNLPAAVIEVSDSKGVLGTWLVSPWFMDQQEIEVGNKTWRVALRGERHYLPYTVQLLRTTHDVYAGTDIPKNFQSRVRIENPGRGENREVDIYMNNPLRYEGQTFYQYQMGPAEYDLNRASNLQVVRNPSWLTPYVGCLLVGGGMAIQFLMHLVGFISKRRTA
- the rho gene encoding transcription termination factor Rho — its product is MELEPPTKPVESQDEDLEERPAPKDKKDKDSKDVVVNSLNIAKLQAMSMTELNQMAKDLGVENFGTMRKHEVIFHILQKNAERSGVLFSEGVLEVLPEGFGFLRSQSFNYLPCPEDIYVSPSQIRRFDLQTGNLIAGQIRPPKDKERFFALLKVEGVDNEEPDKAKDKTHFDNLTPLFPNKRFLLETAHDELSTRVLDLVCPIGKGTRGLIVAPPRTGKTVLMQKLANAVLKNNPEAYCFILLIDERPEEVTDMERSCRPAEVISSTFDEPPERHVQVAEMVIEKAKRMVEHKRDVVILLDSITRLARAYNTVQPHSGKILSGGVDANALHKPKRFFGAARNIEEGGSLTIIATALVDTGSRMDEVIFEEFKGTGNMEVHLDRHLVDRRIFPSINIELSGTRKEELLYHPEEYNKVVVLRRALTGVPPVESMELMLNKLKKTRSNIEFLLGMGIS
- the rpiB gene encoding ribose 5-phosphate isomerase B, with protein sequence MKTILFVCTGNVCRSPMAEGIFRHIMKGRRDFQVMSAGIGAIEGQAPSHYAVQAVKELGIDISKQRSRMLTSELVQQADYIFGMTHSHVDSVYLLYPQAAEKTFLLREFDETLDVFEKDISDPIGGSYEVYENCRDQIEQGIASLLRFVDQGDTGGGAEQESGPAVTFALGSDHGGFELKEVLKRHLTSNGVSVTDLGTHSEESTDYPDFAQTVSQNVISHRAELGLLICTTGVGMCMAANKVPGVRAALVFDEQMAALARRHNDANVICLGAKITAPELAKKIVDAFLNAHFEGGRHERRVIKMENIASSFESKLKTVDPEIATAISHERQRQQENIELIASENFTSLAVMEAQGSVLTNKYAEGYPKKRWYGGCENVDTVEQLAIARARKLFGAEHANVQPHSGSGANMAVYFAFLKPGDKMLTMDLTHGGHLTHGNKANFSGKFFEIVHYGVRKEDELIDYDQLAKMAREHRPKMITVGASAYSRTINFARMGEIAREVGALLLADIAHIAGLVATGLHPSPIEHADFVTTTTHKTLRGPRGGLIMCKERYAKEIDSQAFPGIQGGPLMHVIAAKAVCFHEALQPGFKSYQQQIIKNAKALADGMKRNGYRLVSGGTDNHLMLVDVGAKGLTGKDCQIILDEAGITVNKNTIPFETRSPFQASGIRLGTPAVTTRGMKETEMAAIADMISEVLMDIKNLDTVAEVRHRVRELTARFPLPY
- a CDS encoding S41 family peptidase, producing MKFLGRIIWGAGILAFLTGAGSVRAEATNDLPDFSEVYSLLKEHLSGETPAALDRAAVQGLISQLHSRVSLTSESTGTNAQGQSQAPILAKSALFDGPIAYFQIGQVKEGLADQLKNAYKQLDGTNKLKGVILDLRFADGRDYGAAASVADLFLSKEQPLLDMGNGVVKSKENPDAISLPVAILVNQKTAAAAEALAAVLRSTDRAMIIGTNTAGEASIDKLYPLKNGQTLRIATSEIRLGDGNPLPAQGIKPDIQVAVSPEDERSYVADPFKEIITPSNLLATTGNSGTNGAATTNRTFRRLNEAELMRERKEGLRDLDSVVPSSTPAQSADTEKPVVRDPVLGRALDLIKGIAAIKQFRPS